The following is a genomic window from Malus sylvestris chromosome 7, drMalSylv7.2, whole genome shotgun sequence.
acgcaaaaaggtaaggacttaaggatgagccttgatgtaatcctacagttatgggaaaactttcagtttgtccttcatgagttcttacaacagtctttgctccttcatacatatcctttatcgcttggatatatgctactcgtactcatttcttctctaaaatcctccaaataatgtctcttgggaccctatcatacgctttttccaaatctataaagaccatgtgtaaatcctttttcccatctctatatctttccatcaatcttcgtaagagatagattgcctccatggttgagcgccctggcatgaacccgaattggttgtccgaaacccgtgtctcttgcctcaatctatgctcaatgactctctcccaaagcttcattgtatgactcattagcttaatacccctatagttcatgcaattttgtacgtcgcccttattcttgtagataggcaccaaagtgctcgttcgccactcatttggcatcttcttcgttttcaaaatcctattgaaaaggtcagtaagccatgttatacctgtctctcccaaaactttccacacttcgattggtatatcgtctgggcctattgtttttctatgcttcatcttcttcaaagctacaaccacttcttccttccggattcgacgataaaaagagtagtttatgcactcttctgagttactcaactcccctaaagaagcactcctttcatgtccttcattgaaaagattatgaaaataacctctccatctgtctttaaccgcgttctctgtagcaagaacctttccatcctcatccttgatgcacctcacttggtttaggtcccttgtcttcttttcccttgctctagctagtttatagatatccaactctccttctttggtatctagtcgtttatacatatcgtcgtaagccgctaacttagcttctctcacagctttcttcgcctcttgctttgcttttctatacctttcaccattttcatcagtcctatccttgtatagggctttacaacattccttcttagccttcatctttgtttgtacctcatcattccaccaccaagattccttttggtgtggggcaaagcccttggactctcctaatacctcttttgctacttttcggatacaactagccatggaatcccacatttggctagcttccccctctctatcccacacacactgggtgattactttctctttgaaaatggcttgtttttcttcttttagattccaccatctagtccttgggcacttccaagtcttgttcttttgtctcactcttttgatatgtacatccatcaccaacaagcgatgttgattagccacgctctctcctggtataactttgcaatccttacaagttatacgatcccctttcctcattagaagaaaatctatttgtgtttttgacgacccactcttgtaggtgatcacttgttcttctctcttcttaaagaaggtgttggctaagaagatatcatatgccattgcaaaatccaagatagcttccacatcctcgtttctctccccaaaaccatggccaccatgaaaacctccatagttgcctgtctccctgcccacgtgtccatttaaatatcctcctataaataacttctccgtctgagcaattccttgcaccaagtctccaaggtcttcccaaaatttctccttcgaactcgtatccaaccctacttgaggtacTAATTTTTCATTTAAGTTTGCGTTCTTACATAGAACACACACATATCTAAAGGCCTAGGAGGAACTTTTCTGAACCTCACCTAAAACTATTTGGAGACAAAAGGCATCGTTCTCTTTTGTCCGTTACATAAGATAAGGAGGAATCTCCTCTACATTTTATAATAGCATGTGGGTTCGGAAGGAGAAAAACTTGTGCTGGGATTATGATGCTACTTAATAAAATTCAGTGCCAAATCAAATTCCACACAAATTTTATCCCGAAGGTAGGAGAGAGAACATGGGAGGGCAGGGCTGGATTTATGGGGTGGCCACGTGCTTCATCGTCGACTTGGCAGCgagatttttgggttctttgtCGATTTGGCAGCGAGATTTTCTGTTTCTTTAGTCCTAACCTTTTAATACATTTGGTGCTTTTTGGGTCTTTtgtttttgattattttgaaGCGAAACTTAGACTTGATTGCAAGAAGTTTGAGCATTATCGGACCAAATGTGTAAAAGCATCGGAAATTCTGCAGATTTTAGTCAGCCAAATTTTGGGGAAAACCAAATCCTTGGCATGGCACTACAACAAAGCTCAGTAAGCTTTCATTGCAAAACAGTAGAAAGGAGATCGAAAGGGCTAATTTGTTTGCAGAATTGAATCCTGATCTGTATTCAGGGACTGCCATGAGCAGGATGAGAAGATGAGGGAGGGAACCGAGGAGACagaggagaaagagagggagacaGAGGAAAAGATTGGGAAAAGCGGGGACGGTCGATGGTACCGGAGTTCACGTTGTCGATCAGTTAAAGATGTCAGGGTGTAGCTAGAGGAGGCGTTAGGGGTGTATAAAAAGTGCAATGATACGGGGCTCAAATTTTTGGATTCTCCTAAATATTACATATAAATTTTCTAATAAGAAAGTTCttaactgaaaagaaaaatcaacatGATGTGATTttatctatactacaattgattAAGTAAAGCttatatttaatatattaaattttcacTTTTCTCTATCATATGTGTATTACTTGTATTAACCGtcttccactttttttttttaacaaaaactaACTTGTGTGTTATTTTCTCCAACAAAAACAAGCATATTTCCTTATCTTGCTCTATTTTTTCGTGAATAAACCCTAAATCATGATTTCATGGTAATTGgaaaattattcaattagtaAGAGTGAGATGCCGATTTTAATTAAGTTTGAATATTGATTATTGAACACAATATATTGTCGAACAAAGTTTATCTTTTTCAAATAAAGAgggtttttttaataaattcgCACATGACCCTTAAAATGTTAGAGACGACTTTGGGTGTAGTTTATTAGCAATGGAAAATGTTTCTTTGGTCGGTGTGGACATGAAAATACAATTCTACCCAACATTTTAACAAATCTTTAATAAAAACTTACGTCTATATTAAATTTGTTAACAGTCTTGATCATACGAGTttaatactaattttttttatctcatgAGCCATTGTGCAAGTATCTTATgaccagtgttctaaaaatggCCTAGGCGGCCGTCTAGGCGGCGCCTAGGAGCTGGGCGGTAGAGCTCCGACTCGATTTAGACCAAAACGTTCAGTTAGGCGGGGAGGATATAGGCAGCCGCCTATGCGCTCGCTAGGCGCCTGAGGCGGGCTAGGCGGTAGTCTAGGCGGTTTGAATCTAGCTGAAAATTCCAAACTTGCTGCAATTTTTGCAAAAGGATCTACAATTTCCGATCTCGTACGTAGCAGCAGAGACCCGGAAAATTTTATGTAGCTCATCTCTGTGAAGATGAGGGAAGAGAGGgtgcgaagagagagagagagatagagagagtgaGACTGCCCGTGAagataatttcataatttctgcAGCTCATCTGTGAAGATGAGAGCAGAGAAGAGAGTGCGAAGAGAGTGCGaaaatagaaagagagagagagagagactaacATTTCTGTGTTGGTGGTGCAAGTTGAGGACTAAAAGCATGGGTGATGTGAAAGAGCATGCACGGTTTGtgattttaaaattgaaaaccatgGACTTTAATGGTTTTGTGGATGGGTGATGTGAAAACCACCTTGGGTGGATGGGTGATGGACGGTTTGATGGTTTAACAATGAAAAGCACCCACCACAATGtgggttttttatatttttaaaagtttggaatatatattatgtgtgtatatatatattttatataaattataaattatttagataatattttgtttttttttcctaggcAAGCATTTCATATATGTACATAAAACATTCATATATGTATGTTATTCTATGAGAAATAGTATATTAgtcaataattatttacattttatctagtaaatttaattaatttatataatatatcataaatttacctaaatccgcctaggccgtCTAGGCGTCCGCCTagaccccgcctagccgcctaggcgctaggcgctagcccaccgcccgactagcgcctagcgttttttagaaccttgcttatGACCACGACGATAGTTAATCTAATTTGgtctaaattttaattttctacgGGAACCAAAGTTCgaaaaatggaattgaaaaatACCAACACAATGTGAAGGACCCAGTTGGCATTAAAAGTCAACTTTCAATTATAAAGACCAGCAGTAATATATTCACAAGTCATTGTTTTGATTTTATAGTAGCGTGTGGGCCCCCCGGGAGTGGGAGAGAGAACACGGGGGAGCTGGATTTATGGGGTGGCCACGTGGTCATGGGAACACAAAAGTGGACGAAATGAAAAGGAAAGTGAACCAACGGCTATAATTTGTGAGAATAGATGAAATATTAGGGCTGACGCTGAGGATGCTTTACGGATTTTATTTTGGGGAATTTTAGGAGTTTTTACATTCTAATTGTTTATTGTAGATAGTACGATCAGTTTTAATTaggtattatttatgtttaattttaatttaaaataatttctaaccgtaCGATATACCATGAACGgctaaaatataaaaatctcTAAGATCCGCACAATTTGAATTcagatgggatccaaatccaaatattAGTACTGAAGATAGCTATAAAATTGCAAATGGCTCCAAAAGTCAAACTTTCAATTACATAGAAGAGCAGTACATATTTACAagtatttgtttatattttatacaTGGAATGGTGCACGGATTGCCGGATGAGAAGGGCATATAAAGACGAGAAGGAGGATACATTTTTCACTACGCAAAACCATATTCTCGTTTAATTGACATTGCATGTGTTTTTGCTTGTCTTGAATCTAAGAAATGGCGGAAGGAGTTCTCTTCAACATTGCAGGACGGATCACCCAGAGGCTAGCCTCCCTTGCTTTCCAAGAGATTGGATTGGTTTGGGGTGTCAAAGATGAGCTCCAGAAGCTTAAGGAGACAGTTGTTGGATTCCAAATTGTTCTTCTTGACGCTGAGCAAAAGCAAGCCAACAATAATGAAGTTAAATTATGGCTCCAAAGCGTAGAAGATGCAGTTTATGAAGCCGATGATGTGCTCGATGAGGTTAATGCTGAAGTTCAGCGGAGACAAGTTATGTGTGGCAATacaaagttgttaaaaaaaggtACGTCTCTTGTTCCCTAGCTCAAATCAACTTGTTTTTAGGCAAAAAATGGATCATTAGATAAAAGATATTAACAAGAAGCTTAGAGCGGCTGAATCTCGTAGAACATTTTATAGTCACATAGCCTATTGATATCCACCTATTAGGAATACAATATGTCTCTCAATAACTCATAATTAACTACAACAAGTCCTctacatttttattttgaatgtttcGTATATAACTCATCGTTACAAAACTTTgttaacttaattaattaatatagcTCTATTGAAATAATGATTTTCTACTCAAATTCTTACGtgaaccttttattttctatcTCAAATCAATGTCTTTTGGGGGTAAAAGATGGGCCATAAAGGAATAATTAGGATCGGTTCCTAGtcacaaatgttttttttattgaaatattattgattttgttgtaaataatgggtatgtttgcccacatgtgtatagtaatgtgtatagtaaagtatCACATGTGTATACTATATACTCATAAGCTAAATAgtaatgttttgtaattttccattgaagtagctctataaatagagcacttcaATTGTGCAAAGAAGAgtgaatgagaagaagaaagaaaagagaaatatatctaatagcaataatatacattacttcctctgcaacagcttGTGTCGGTATATTactctgcaactgcttcgttccttcaccgagtaaaggttatctctctataaattttgcctatttataacacgttatcagcacgactctctaataatttctcatttcctttcaccgaaagaaaaaaaaaatgtttcctctaaggtttttactgttcttcttcttcctctccctcaATTGCTGGGTATACCCTCGCGAAGAACTGTTTGCACCATGTTTACTTCTAGTTCTCCAACTAACAGTcacttatatctttgatttcttgtttggtgtagatATTGACTACTAACCCACTGATTATTTATGCAATCCAAGATTGTGCGGTTCtatcgcctatcttggactgcagatctaattttactgcaaattttaagTGGAGCAGTATAATCGCCCGCTCtatcctgcatatttaaattttcccgttatttaattttatcgcaattttaggtggtgtgaaataatcacccaccctgctttacatatttaattttatcgcaattttaggtggtgcggtataattgtccaccctgctttgcatatttaattttatcgcaattttaggtggtgcggtataatcgtccaccctgctttgcatatttaattttatcgcaattttaggtggtgcggtataatcgtccaccttgctctacatatttaaattttcctgctgTTTAAAGTAGTGCGGAATAATCACCCATCCTATACTTATTtcgatgagaatggtgcggtacaattgccattctcattaattgtgtaaatctcgagcctgaagtttcgagtacttatcattttggcctgaagatcaaaaatttgtaagaaccagaagttctaacaatatattTCTCCAATacacatattattgcaagttcttacacacctcatttttctttcagaaaagaaaatggcaaacttggcaaagcttgattttgctgccctggacattactggaaagaattaccttacatgggtactggataccaagatTCATCTGGAAGCAGCAAATCTTAGAGATACCATCAAGGAAGAAAGCAgctcatcctctcaagatcgggcaaaggccatgatttttattcgccgtcatcttgatgaggcactaaagagcgagtacttaacggttgaagatccgcTAGCCCTTTGGAATGCCTTGAGAagcagatacaatcaccagacaacggtgattcttccaaaagcTCGCTATGACTGGACACACCTgaggatccaggatttcaaatcagtggctgagtacaattcggcgttgttcagaattacctctcagatgaaACTCTGTGGGGATACTATCACTGAGGAGATGTtattggaaaagactttcagtACATTCCACGCCTCTAACATGGTACTGCAACAACAGTATAGAGCGCGAGGCTTtactgaatacaaccagctgatatctgtgctcctggtagctgaacagaacaatgagcttctcatgaaaaaccataattcccgacctactggatcagcaccgttcccagaagtgaatgttgCTTCCCTTGAAAGGAATACCATATCCTCTCgtggcaataattacaaacgaggaCGTGGCCACAAGCAAGGTCGGTGGAAAGGGAAaagcaagaaccatggtgtccagtttcacaaccaggttccaaggTATAATCCAGGCCCGAGCTTTAAAAATACCAATCGCCAGAAAGGAAAAGCTCATGTGAACACTCCTAGAAGTCATGAAGGAGgttgccataggtgtggtggcaacggACATTGGGCGCGTACTTGTCGCACCCCAAAGCATCTGGTGGAACTATATCAAGCCTCCTTCAAGGAAAAGGGTGTCGAGATCAATTTCCTTGAccaggctaaaccaatggaAACCCCTGATCCAGTGACCAATTTATCAGGACAGTTAAACACAACCCACCTGGATGCTACAGACTTTATTAatgaaagagggaatgaagtttatgggtccgattgaattatttatgtttaatgtactcATGTTATTTGTACCTATGGTTTAATGCtcgcattttcaattcaataaaagtagtattccagtatgaataaactgctttttctttactcagagatcatggataaaaattatggttattctcaaaacaagatCAATGGCGGAGACTTTTGTCTTGCAGATAGCGCAACCACGCATTCAATACTTCGAGACCGAAAGTATTTCTCGAATTTggtacttgcaaaagtaaaggtaacaacaatatcaggaccatcagatgtaattgaaggctcaggaaaagcccagattatgttaccaaatggaacaatattgtctatAAAGAATGCATTATATGCTACTCAGTCcattcgaaatttgttgagttttaaagacatacgtttaaatggataccaccttgaaacgaaaagtgtagaaaatgtggaatatttatgcattacctccaatgatacccagaagcgtatattggagaagttgcatggtttatcgagtggattgtattgtacatacataaagacagttgaggcatatactgtcatgaaccagaagttcattgattcaagggtttatatgctttggcatgaccgtctaggtcatccaggatctaccatgatgcgtagaatcattaccaactctaatggacatccattactGAGCAAACACATTAATGTCTCGAATGATAatccttgcaaggcttgttcccaagggaagttggtaattagaccatcacaactaaaggttgatgatgaatccccatcatttttgcaaagaattcaaggggatatttgtggacctattcaaccaacttgtggaccatttcgatattttatggttttggttgatgcatctacccgatggtcacatgtttgcctattgtctactcgaaatgtagcttttgcgagacttcttgctcagataattaagttgcgagcacagttcccagatcatcccattaagtccattcgacttgataacgctggtgaatttacgtctcaaacctttgatgattactgtaTGGCACTGGGCATTAatgttgaacaccctgttcctcatgtccatactcaaaatggtttagcagaggcatttatcaagcggcttcaattaatagcccgcact
Proteins encoded in this region:
- the LOC126628361 gene encoding uncharacterized protein LOC126628361 gives rise to the protein MRRRKKREIYLIAIIYITSSATACVGILLCNCFVPSPSKEKKMANLAKLDFAALDITGKNYLTWVLDTKIHLEAANLRDTIKEESSSSSQDRAKAMIFIRRHLDEALKSEYLTVEDPLALWNALRSRYNHQTTVILPKARYDWTHLRIQDFKSVAEYNSALFRITSQMKLCGDTITEEMLLEKTFSTFHASNMVLQQQYRARGFTEYNQLISVLLVAEQNNELLMKNHNSRPTGSAPFPEVNVASLERNTISSRGNNYKRGRGHKQGRWKGKSKNHGVQFHNQVPRYNPGPSFKNTNRQKGKAHVNTPRSHEGGCHRCGGNGHWARTCRTPKHLVELYQASFKEKGVEINFLDQAKPMETPDPVTNLSGQLNTTHLDATDFINERGNEVYGSD